The following are encoded in a window of Diorhabda sublineata isolate icDioSubl1.1 chromosome 3, icDioSubl1.1, whole genome shotgun sequence genomic DNA:
- the LOC130441063 gene encoding sphingomyelin phosphodiesterase isoform X2: MLKLLLLTICTIGNIISIQAFPYVRKQSNIFTITADDPDPDTEELYTDDWDYKLKQNRIPILTNLYRNHTLPPTANGSGRLLWELDQEKSTHLPQFFDKALKLLNLKQVAYEIENSVMSKVSCTACKAGAGLLQHYIKTGRSEKDIKKTIYHFCVNLKIQSPRVCEGITELFAGEVIYVLGKVKMGPDEVCSFVIGDACGDIYNPYHEWEVLFPPVPKPTVAETKIPEANAPTFKVLHLSDTHYDPYYMEGSNADCAEPLCCRLTNGLASSKETAAGKWGDYRKCDTPKITVDNMLQHIQETHSDIDYILWTGDLPPHDIWNQTREENLKTLKDTVNQMSSMFPGIPIFPALGNHESAPVNSFPPPYVTTPESSISWLYDELDVHWRKWLPSSVSNTVRRGAFYSVLIRPGFRLISLNMNYCNNKNWWLLLNSTDPATELQWFIYELQSAEFNGEKVHVIGHIPPGHSDCLKVWSRNYYAIVNRYETTITAQFFGHTHYDEFEVFYDKKDLSRAISIAYVGPSVTPYYDLNPGYRIYYVDGDHDKSTRAVVDHETWTMNLREANVYGYPLWFKLYTARQAFGLDALRPQDWDELVTKMTNDPKLFELFYKYYYKASPVRPSCDIACKKKILCDLHSGRSHDRKNLCENIESRIDSTSNVSWREWFYNTISVS, from the exons ATGTTGAAGTTGCTACTACTGACAATATGTACAATAGGCAATATAATTTCCATACAAg ctttTCCATACGTAAGAAAACAATcgaatattttcacaataacaGCGGACGATCCCGACCCAGATACGGAAGAATTATACACGGACGATTGGGATTATAAATTAAAGCAAAACCGAATAccaattttgacaaatttgtACAGGAATCATACACTCCCACCGACAGCCAATGGCAGT GGCCGTCTTCTGTGGGAATTGGACCAAGAAAAATCCACGCATCTGCCGCAATTCTTTGACAAAGCGTTAAAGTTGCTGAATTTAAAACAAGTAGcgtatgaaattgaaaattctgtTATGAGTAAAGTTTCGTGTACAGCTTGTAAAGCAG GAGCAGGTTTGTTACAACATTATATTAAAACAGGAAGATCCGAGAAGGATATTAAAAAAACCATTTACCATTTTTGTGTGAATTTGAAGATACAATCACCTAGGGTGTGTGAAGGAATCACAGAGTTATTTGCAGGAGAAGTAATTTACGTACTGGGGAAAGTAAAGATGG gTCCTGACGAAGTGTGCAGTTTCGTTATAGGCGACGCTTGTGGAGATATATATAATCCTTACCATGAATGGGAAGTTCTATTTCCTCCTGTACCAAAACCAACAGTAGCTGAAACAAAGATACCTGAG GCTAATGCTCCTACTTTCAAAGTTCTACATCTTTCGGATACCCATTATGATCCTTATTATATGGAAGGAAGTAATGCAGATTGCGCCGAGCCTCTTTGTTGTAGACTAACAAATGGATTAGCTTCTTCGAAGGAAACGGCGGCTGGAAA gtGGGGAGACTACAGAAAATGTGATACCCCGAAAATAACAGTAGATAACATGTTACAGCATATTCAAGAAACGCACTCG gACATAGATTACATTCTTTGGACTGGAGACTTACCCCCACACGATATCTGGAATCAAACAAGAGAagagaatttgaaaactttgaaaGATACGGTAAATCAAATGTCAAGTATGTTTCCGGGAATACCAATATTTCCAGCATTAGGCAATCATGAATCTGCTCCTGTTAATAG ttttcctCCACCATATGTAACCACACCAGAAAGTTCTATATCTTGGCTGTATGACGAATTGGATGTACACTGGAGGAAATGGCTACCTAGTTCAGTTAGTAACACAGTCAGAAGAGGAGCTTTTTATTCAGTTCTTATTAGACCAGGATTTCGACTTATCTCCTTAAATATGAACTAttgtaataacaaaaattg GTGGTTACTACTGAACAGCACAGATCCAGCAACGGAACTTCAATGGTTCATATACGAACTTCAGTCAGCGGAATTCAATGGAGAAAAGGTGCATGTAATAG gTCATATTCCACCTGGTCATTCCGATTGCCTGAAAGTCTGGTCAAGGAATTATTATGCTATCGTCAACAGATACGAAACAACTATAACTGCCCAATTTTTCGGGCACACCCATTATGATGAATTCGAAGTGTTTTACGATAAAAAAGATTTAT CTAGAGCAATCAGTATTGCCTATGTAGGACCATCGGTTACTCCTTATTATGATTTGAATCCAGGGTACAGAATATATTACGTAGATGGTGATCATGATAAATCTACTAGA GCTGTTGTGGACCACGAAACGTGGACAATGAATCTTCGTGAAGCGAATGTTTATGGATATCCACTGTGGTTTAAGCTTTACACTGCAAGACAAGCTTTTGGTTTAGATGCGTTAAGACCCCAAGATTGGGACGAACTTGTTACCAAAATGACCAATGATCCTaagttatttgaattattttataa GTATTATTACAAAGCAAGTCCGGTAAGACCGAGTTGTGATATCGCgtgtaaaaagaaaatattatgtgATCTACATTCGGGTCGATCAcatgatagaaaaaatttgtgtgaaaatATTGAGTCAAGAATAGATTCTACCTCCAACGTTAGCTGGAGGGAATGGTTCTATAACACCATATCAGTTTCGTGA
- the LOC130441063 gene encoding sphingomyelin phosphodiesterase isoform X1, which produces MLKLLLLTICTIGNIISIQAFPYVRKQSNIFTITADDPDPDTEELYTDDWDYKLKQNRIPILTNLYRNHTLPPTANGSGRLLWELDQEKSTHLPQFFDKALKLLNLKQVAYEIENSVMSKVSCTACKAGAGLLQHYIKTGRSEKDIKKTIYHFCVNLKIQSPRVCEGITELFAGEVIYVLGKVKMGPDEVCSFVIGDACGDIYNPYHEWEVLFPPVPKPTVAETKIPEANAPTFKVLHLSDTHYDPYYMEGSNADCAEPLCCRLTNGLASSKETAAGKWGDYRKCDTPKITVDNMLQHIQETHSDIDYILWTGDLPPHDIWNQTREENLKTLKDTVNQMSSMFPGIPIFPALGNHESAPVNSFPPPYVTTPESSISWLYDELDVHWRKWLPSSVSNTVRRGAFYSVLIRPGFRLISLNMNYCNNKNWWLLLNSTDPATELQWFIYELQSAEFNGEKVHVIGHIPPGHSDCLKVWSRNYYAIVNRYETTITAQFFGHTHYDEFEVFYDKKDLSRAISIAYVGPSVTPYYDLNPGYRIYYVDGDHDKSTRAVVDHETWTMNLREANVYGYPLWFKLYTARQAFGLDALRPQDWDELVTKMTNDPKLFELFYKYYYKASPVRPSCDIACKKKILCDLHSGRSHDRKNLCENIESRIDSTSNVSWREWFYNTISVSEV; this is translated from the exons ATGTTGAAGTTGCTACTACTGACAATATGTACAATAGGCAATATAATTTCCATACAAg ctttTCCATACGTAAGAAAACAATcgaatattttcacaataacaGCGGACGATCCCGACCCAGATACGGAAGAATTATACACGGACGATTGGGATTATAAATTAAAGCAAAACCGAATAccaattttgacaaatttgtACAGGAATCATACACTCCCACCGACAGCCAATGGCAGT GGCCGTCTTCTGTGGGAATTGGACCAAGAAAAATCCACGCATCTGCCGCAATTCTTTGACAAAGCGTTAAAGTTGCTGAATTTAAAACAAGTAGcgtatgaaattgaaaattctgtTATGAGTAAAGTTTCGTGTACAGCTTGTAAAGCAG GAGCAGGTTTGTTACAACATTATATTAAAACAGGAAGATCCGAGAAGGATATTAAAAAAACCATTTACCATTTTTGTGTGAATTTGAAGATACAATCACCTAGGGTGTGTGAAGGAATCACAGAGTTATTTGCAGGAGAAGTAATTTACGTACTGGGGAAAGTAAAGATGG gTCCTGACGAAGTGTGCAGTTTCGTTATAGGCGACGCTTGTGGAGATATATATAATCCTTACCATGAATGGGAAGTTCTATTTCCTCCTGTACCAAAACCAACAGTAGCTGAAACAAAGATACCTGAG GCTAATGCTCCTACTTTCAAAGTTCTACATCTTTCGGATACCCATTATGATCCTTATTATATGGAAGGAAGTAATGCAGATTGCGCCGAGCCTCTTTGTTGTAGACTAACAAATGGATTAGCTTCTTCGAAGGAAACGGCGGCTGGAAA gtGGGGAGACTACAGAAAATGTGATACCCCGAAAATAACAGTAGATAACATGTTACAGCATATTCAAGAAACGCACTCG gACATAGATTACATTCTTTGGACTGGAGACTTACCCCCACACGATATCTGGAATCAAACAAGAGAagagaatttgaaaactttgaaaGATACGGTAAATCAAATGTCAAGTATGTTTCCGGGAATACCAATATTTCCAGCATTAGGCAATCATGAATCTGCTCCTGTTAATAG ttttcctCCACCATATGTAACCACACCAGAAAGTTCTATATCTTGGCTGTATGACGAATTGGATGTACACTGGAGGAAATGGCTACCTAGTTCAGTTAGTAACACAGTCAGAAGAGGAGCTTTTTATTCAGTTCTTATTAGACCAGGATTTCGACTTATCTCCTTAAATATGAACTAttgtaataacaaaaattg GTGGTTACTACTGAACAGCACAGATCCAGCAACGGAACTTCAATGGTTCATATACGAACTTCAGTCAGCGGAATTCAATGGAGAAAAGGTGCATGTAATAG gTCATATTCCACCTGGTCATTCCGATTGCCTGAAAGTCTGGTCAAGGAATTATTATGCTATCGTCAACAGATACGAAACAACTATAACTGCCCAATTTTTCGGGCACACCCATTATGATGAATTCGAAGTGTTTTACGATAAAAAAGATTTAT CTAGAGCAATCAGTATTGCCTATGTAGGACCATCGGTTACTCCTTATTATGATTTGAATCCAGGGTACAGAATATATTACGTAGATGGTGATCATGATAAATCTACTAGA GCTGTTGTGGACCACGAAACGTGGACAATGAATCTTCGTGAAGCGAATGTTTATGGATATCCACTGTGGTTTAAGCTTTACACTGCAAGACAAGCTTTTGGTTTAGATGCGTTAAGACCCCAAGATTGGGACGAACTTGTTACCAAAATGACCAATGATCCTaagttatttgaattattttataa GTATTATTACAAAGCAAGTCCGGTAAGACCGAGTTGTGATATCGCgtgtaaaaagaaaatattatgtgATCTACATTCGGGTCGATCAcatgatagaaaaaatttgtgtgaaaatATTGAGTCAAGAATAGATTCTACCTCCAACGTTAGCTGGAGGGAATGGTTCTATAACACCATATCAGTTTC